One genomic segment of Humidesulfovibrio mexicanus includes these proteins:
- a CDS encoding cytochrome c3 family protein, which translates to MKRSLFMSLVVAALGCALALPLYAAPKAPADSFVFKAPAGMKMTKSLVKFPHSKHGAVKCADCHHKKDAKGSEFASCDTKGCHDNLTAKQGKDSYYAAFHGNNPKSCLGCHKAKKAEKPNVPTACDKCHPKA; encoded by the coding sequence ATGAAACGTTCTCTCTTTATGAGTCTGGTCGTCGCCGCCCTGGGCTGCGCCCTGGCGCTGCCCCTGTACGCGGCCCCCAAGGCCCCGGCTGACAGCTTTGTCTTCAAGGCCCCTGCGGGCATGAAGATGACCAAGTCGCTGGTGAAGTTCCCCCACAGCAAGCACGGTGCCGTGAAGTGCGCCGATTGCCACCACAAGAAGGACGCCAAGGGCAGCGAGTTTGCCAGCTGCGACACCAAGGGCTGCCACGACAACCTGACCGCCAAGCAGGGCAAGGATTCCTATTACGCCGCGTTCCACGGCAACAATCCCAAGTCCTGCCTGGGCTGCCACAAGGCCAAGAAGGCCGAGAAGCCCAACGTTCCCACCGCCTGCGACAAGTGCCACCCGAAGGCCTAG
- the cobJ gene encoding precorrin-3B C(17)-methyltransferase, which yields MNRRITVVGLGPGDAALLPPMARQALLRARAIVGYKGYIGLLEPELLEGRQVLSTGMTGEVERCNAAIDLAVSGVETAVVSSGDAGVYAMAGLVLELLEARGLLGQVDFEVVPGIPALCAAAALLGAPLMHDFAVVSLSDLLTPWEQIERRLAAAAGADFVVVLYNPRSGRRTDQLPRALELLRAHKPGGTPVGLVKRAFRPGQEILATTLDALDPQAVDMQSIVLVGNASTRLVGGRLLTPRGYAGKYALAGGAAAPGS from the coding sequence GTGAACAGGCGCATCACGGTTGTCGGGCTTGGGCCCGGAGACGCGGCCTTGCTGCCGCCCATGGCCAGGCAGGCGCTCCTGCGGGCCCGCGCCATCGTGGGCTACAAGGGCTACATAGGCCTGCTGGAGCCGGAGCTGCTGGAGGGCAGGCAGGTGCTTTCCACGGGCATGACCGGCGAGGTGGAGCGCTGCAATGCGGCCATCGACCTGGCCGTTTCCGGCGTGGAGACGGCGGTGGTCTCCAGCGGCGACGCGGGCGTGTACGCCATGGCCGGGCTGGTGCTGGAACTCCTGGAGGCGCGCGGCCTGCTCGGGCAGGTGGACTTCGAGGTGGTGCCGGGCATTCCGGCCCTGTGCGCGGCGGCTGCGCTTTTGGGCGCTCCGCTCATGCACGACTTCGCCGTGGTGAGCCTCTCCGACCTGCTCACCCCCTGGGAGCAGATCGAGCGGCGGCTGGCGGCGGCGGCCGGGGCCGACTTCGTGGTGGTGCTCTACAATCCCCGTTCCGGCAGGCGCACGGACCAACTGCCCAGGGCCCTTGAGCTGCTGCGGGCGCACAAGCCCGGCGGCACGCCGGTCGGCCTGGTGAAGCGGGCCTTCCGGCCGGGGCAGGAGATTCTGGCCACCACGCTGGACGCGCTGGACCCGCAAGCCGTGGACATGCAGAGCATCGTGCTGGTGGGCAACGCCTCCACGAGGCTGGTCGGGGGGCGGCTGCTGACCCCGCGCGGCTATGCGGGAAAATATGCGCTTGCCGGGGGGGCTGCGGCGCCGGGATCGTGA
- a CDS encoding cobalt-precorrin 5A hydrolase produces MASPPETAIHALSAQGLDLALRIAPDLDARVYAPARLAAGREGVAPFAGLAAHMARVFRQHRRHVFVAATGIAVRAVAPHLQDKARDPAVAVLDLAGRFAVSLVSGHVGGANELARELARLTGATAVITTGTDAACLPGVDELAAAKGMAVENARAVKAVSAALLEGRPVQCYDPEGRLLCGDDAGGLLVATAPAHWAPDAPGVWCHWQAGGAYPGTFRAYPRCLCLGLGSRRGVGEREILAHVAHVFAQHGLARQSIGRVGTAVIKREDPGICAAAAALGPEVVFFEVEALAAVEAAGQSETVKRRVGSGSVCEAAALLLSGAPAPLVDKVKGEGVTCAVALLPVKGE; encoded by the coding sequence GTGGCCTCCCCACCGGAAACAGCCATCCACGCCTTGAGCGCCCAGGGCCTTGATCTGGCCCTGCGCATCGCCCCGGATCTGGACGCGCGTGTCTACGCCCCTGCGCGGCTCGCCGCCGGGCGCGAGGGCGTGGCGCCTTTTGCCGGGCTGGCCGCGCACATGGCCCGCGTGTTCCGCCAGCACCGGCGGCATGTGTTCGTGGCGGCCACGGGCATCGCCGTGCGCGCCGTTGCCCCGCACTTGCAGGACAAGGCGCGCGACCCGGCCGTGGCCGTGCTGGACCTGGCCGGGCGCTTCGCCGTGAGCCTGGTCTCCGGCCATGTGGGCGGAGCCAACGAGCTTGCGCGCGAACTGGCGCGGCTGACCGGAGCCACCGCCGTCATCACCACCGGCACCGATGCGGCTTGCCTGCCCGGCGTGGACGAATTGGCCGCGGCCAAGGGCATGGCTGTGGAAAACGCCCGCGCGGTGAAGGCCGTCTCGGCCGCATTGCTGGAGGGACGCCCGGTGCAGTGCTACGACCCCGAGGGACGGCTGCTTTGCGGCGACGACGCAGGGGGGCTGCTTGTCGCGACCGCGCCAGCGCACTGGGCCCCGGACGCGCCGGGGGTGTGGTGCCATTGGCAGGCGGGGGGGGCGTATCCGGGAACCTTCCGCGCCTATCCGCGCTGCCTGTGCCTGGGCCTGGGAAGCCGCCGGGGCGTGGGGGAGCGGGAAATTCTTGCGCACGTTGCGCACGTGTTTGCGCAGCACGGCCTGGCCCGGCAGAGCATCGGCCGGGTGGGCACTGCGGTCATAAAACGAGAGGATCCGGGTATTTGTGCGGCGGCTGCGGCCCTTGGCCCGGAAGTTGTATTTTTCGAGGTGGAGGCCCTGGCGGCGGTGGAGGCCGCCGGGCAGTCCGAGACGGTCAAGCGGCGCGTGGGGTCCGGGAGCGTGTGCGAGGCGGCGGCCTTGCTGCTCTCCGGAGCTCCGGCTCCGCTGGTGGACAAGGTCAAGGGCGAGGGCGTCACCTGTGCGGTGGCGCTTCTGCCCGTGAAAGGAGAGTGA